One Bradyrhizobium sp. CCGB12 genomic window carries:
- a CDS encoding SDR family oxidoreductase, which translates to MRLFILGFGYSARHFVRRFGGAFSHVAGTVRDPAQRDDLAGIEVHPFSGSDPHRTTVERVSDADVLLISIPPGSAGDPALATFGNVLAAGRRKVVYLSTIGVYGDHGGGWVDESTPPQAALARTQMRIAAEQAWADATGGDAAILRLAGIYGPGRNALATLRAGTARRIVKPGQVFNRIHVDDIASAIMAAVRHRGGGTWNVCDDEPAPPQDVIAYAAQLMGVAPPPEEPFATAKMSAMARSFYASSARVSNAKLRRELGVTLSCPTYRHGLDALWRAGEGR; encoded by the coding sequence ATGCGGCTCTTCATTCTTGGCTTCGGCTATAGTGCCAGGCACTTCGTCCGCAGATTCGGCGGCGCTTTCTCGCACGTCGCCGGCACCGTGCGCGATCCCGCGCAGCGGGATGATCTTGCCGGCATCGAGGTGCATCCCTTTTCCGGGAGTGATCCGCATCGCACGACTGTCGAACGTGTCAGCGACGCCGATGTCCTTCTCATCTCGATCCCGCCCGGCAGCGCCGGCGACCCCGCGCTTGCGACGTTCGGCAACGTGCTCGCAGCAGGCCGACGCAAGGTCGTCTATCTCTCGACCATCGGCGTCTATGGCGACCACGGCGGCGGATGGGTGGACGAGAGCACGCCGCCGCAGGCTGCGCTCGCGCGCACGCAAATGCGGATCGCGGCGGAGCAAGCCTGGGCGGATGCGACAGGCGGCGATGCCGCGATCCTCAGGCTTGCGGGCATCTACGGACCCGGCCGCAACGCGCTGGCGACGCTGCGCGCTGGAACGGCCCGGCGCATCGTCAAGCCCGGACAGGTCTTCAATCGCATCCACGTCGACGACATCGCGAGCGCGATCATGGCCGCGGTTCGTCATCGAGGCGGCGGCACCTGGAACGTGTGCGACGACGAGCCCGCGCCGCCGCAGGACGTGATCGCCTATGCCGCGCAGCTGATGGGCGTTGCACCGCCGCCCGAAGAACCGTTCGCGACCGCCAAGATGTCGGCGATGGCCCGCAGCTTCTATGCCAGCAGCGCCCGCGTCTCCAACGCGAAACTGAGGCGCGAGCTCGGCGTCACGCTGTCCTGCCCGACCTATCGGCACGGTCTGGATGCGCTGTGGCGCGCGGGCGAAGGACGATAG
- a CDS encoding HAD family hydrolase — MQTSLPTASAVPLEAEAADLIRQAAALIFDVDGTLAETEELHRLAFNHAFSRHGLGWEWDRAVYKDLLRVTGGKERMRAYHARQLIARPLTDEDIAELHRIKTAHYAGLIETGCCSLRPGVAELLAAAKARGQRLAIATTTSHGNIDALLSQTLGTRWAKDFDAIVAGDDIRHKKPAPDVYLEVLARLRLDASDCVAIEDSANGLIAASRANIPVLITRSMFFRDDDFSDARVVLEDLSGLG, encoded by the coding sequence TTGCAGACGTCGTTACCGACCGCGTCGGCCGTGCCGTTGGAGGCTGAGGCCGCCGACCTGATCCGGCAGGCCGCCGCGCTCATCTTCGACGTCGACGGCACCCTTGCGGAGACGGAGGAACTGCACCGGCTGGCCTTCAATCATGCCTTCTCGCGCCATGGTCTCGGCTGGGAGTGGGACCGCGCCGTCTACAAGGACCTGCTGCGGGTGACCGGGGGCAAGGAACGCATGCGCGCCTACCATGCAAGGCAGCTGATCGCCCGGCCATTGACGGACGAGGACATCGCGGAGCTTCACCGCATCAAGACCGCGCATTATGCCGGGCTGATCGAGACCGGCTGCTGTTCCTTACGGCCGGGCGTGGCGGAACTGCTGGCCGCCGCAAAGGCGCGCGGCCAGCGACTTGCGATCGCAACCACCACCTCGCACGGCAATATCGATGCGCTGCTCTCGCAGACGCTCGGGACGCGCTGGGCTAAAGATTTCGATGCGATCGTCGCCGGCGACGATATCAGGCACAAGAAGCCCGCGCCGGACGTCTATCTCGAAGTGCTGGCGCGCCTGAGGCTTGACGCGTCCGACTGCGTTGCGATCGAGGATTCCGCCAACGGGCTGATCGCGGCCTCGCGGGCGAACATTCCGGTTCTCATCACGCGCAGCATGTTCTTCCGGGATGATGATTTCAGCGATGCGCGGGTCGTGCTGGAGGATTTGTCGGGGCTTGGGTGA
- a CDS encoding serine hydrolase has protein sequence MKKTITMIAAAVAVIAFGAASAAPLPEANPDDAGFSKQGLARLDNFFAREIAAKRVPGAVVAVARDGKLVHYKAYGMLDPDKGTPMPIDAIFALASMTKPMAAVAGLTLMEQGRLPLQAKLSDYYPAFANMKVGVPQADGSLKLEPQASPIFIHDLYRHTSGLMYGGRPDSSSPVARQYPDGIAPAIEGDTEAFIDRITKLPLAHQPSTEFEYGFSIDVLGAVIEKVSEHKLGDYLAANVWQPLGMKDATFHPTDAQRPRLARPFANDPLTGKPQAIKLLDTPTKFDCGGACSFATIGDYLRFGQMLLNGGELDGQRILGPKTVHHMTTNHLGPEIKNNVANVEPHRGGFGFGLAVAVRTSEGLSSVPGNPGEFTWNGAYGTQFFCDPKERLVVVVGTAAPGELRKYYREQVQDIVYGAMVR, from the coding sequence ATGAAGAAGACGATCACCATGATCGCTGCGGCGGTTGCCGTCATCGCATTTGGTGCGGCCAGCGCCGCGCCGCTGCCCGAAGCCAATCCCGACGACGCCGGATTCTCCAAGCAGGGGCTCGCGCGCCTCGACAATTTCTTTGCTCGCGAGATCGCCGCCAAGCGCGTGCCCGGCGCGGTCGTCGCGGTCGCGCGCGACGGCAAGCTCGTGCACTACAAGGCTTATGGCATGCTCGATCCGGACAAGGGCACGCCGATGCCAATCGACGCGATCTTCGCGCTGGCCTCAATGACCAAGCCGATGGCGGCGGTCGCTGGCCTGACGCTGATGGAGCAGGGCCGGCTGCCTCTGCAGGCCAAGCTGTCCGACTATTATCCCGCCTTTGCGAACATGAAGGTCGGCGTGCCCCAGGCAGACGGATCACTCAAGCTCGAACCGCAGGCCTCGCCGATCTTCATCCACGATCTCTATCGCCACACGTCCGGCCTGATGTATGGCGGCCGCCCCGACAGCTCTAGCCCGGTGGCGCGGCAATATCCTGACGGCATTGCACCGGCGATCGAAGGCGACACCGAGGCCTTCATCGATCGCATCACCAAACTGCCGCTGGCCCACCAGCCCTCGACCGAGTTCGAATACGGCTTTTCGATCGACGTGCTTGGTGCTGTGATCGAGAAGGTGAGCGAGCATAAGCTCGGCGACTATCTCGCCGCCAATGTGTGGCAGCCGCTCGGCATGAAGGATGCAACCTTTCACCCGACCGACGCGCAGCGCCCTCGCCTCGCCCGTCCCTTTGCCAATGATCCGCTGACCGGCAAGCCGCAGGCGATCAAGCTGCTGGACACGCCGACCAAGTTCGACTGCGGCGGCGCCTGCTCGTTCGCGACGATCGGCGACTACCTCCGCTTCGGACAGATGCTGCTCAATGGCGGCGAGCTCGACGGCCAGCGCATTCTCGGACCGAAGACCGTGCACCACATGACGACCAACCATCTCGGTCCCGAGATCAAGAACAACGTGGCCAATGTCGAGCCGCATCGCGGCGGCTTCGGCTTTGGCCTTGCGGTTGCGGTCCGCACCAGCGAGGGCCTGTCATCGGTCCCCGGCAATCCCGGCGAGTTCACCTGGAACGGCGCCTACGGCACGCAATTCTTCTGCGATCCCAAGGAGCGTCTCGTCGTGGTGGTGGGAACGGCGGCGCCGGGCGAACTCAGGAAATACTATCGCGAGCAGGTCCAGGACATCGTCTATGGCGCGATGGTGAGGTGA
- a CDS encoding nuclear transport factor 2 family protein, giving the protein MAKDSKVIAANAAFYAAFSTGNFDEMERMWADDDTISCIHPGWPAIIGRATVIGSWRDILQNPERPQIVCAEPQAIVDGDSARVLCIEIVDGTALAAANHFRRVGDDWRLVHHQSSPIAQIVEQSEDDRTSHRVH; this is encoded by the coding sequence ATGGCAAAGGACAGCAAGGTCATCGCCGCGAACGCGGCCTTCTACGCCGCCTTTTCGACCGGCAATTTCGACGAAATGGAACGGATGTGGGCGGATGACGACACCATTTCCTGCATCCATCCCGGCTGGCCAGCCATTATCGGGCGGGCCACGGTGATCGGAAGCTGGCGCGACATCCTGCAGAACCCGGAACGGCCGCAGATCGTGTGTGCCGAGCCGCAGGCGATCGTCGACGGCGACAGCGCGCGCGTGCTCTGCATCGAGATCGTCGACGGCACTGCTTTGGCCGCGGCGAACCATTTCCGTCGCGTCGGCGACGACTGGCGCCTGGTGCATCACCAGTCGAGTCCGATCGCGCAGATTGTCGAGCAATCAGAGGACGATAGAACAAGTCACCGCGTTCACTGA
- a CDS encoding dienelactone hydrolase family protein, protein MSFETTMTSDVVGLTKVAPVSRRGFMSATAAVAAGYTLAAGPVRAEVITTDTNGLQAGDAKIKVGSEEMPAYFARPAGNTKAPVIIVAMEIFGLHEYIKDVTRRLAKLGAFAVAPDYYFRKGVDLTKVTEIKDLLQVVNAKPDAELFSDLDATAAWAGSQGGDTTRLGIIGFCRGGRTVWEYAAHSGTLKAGVAFYGTLVDPANPLWPKSPMQLAPEMKAPVLGLYGGADTGISVAQVEQMKAALAQNKKTDEFKIYPEAPHGFHADYRGSYRKDAAEDAWKQGQAWFRKYGVLS, encoded by the coding sequence ATGAGTTTCGAAACCACCATGACATCCGACGTCGTCGGGCTGACGAAAGTCGCGCCGGTCTCGCGCCGCGGATTCATGAGCGCCACCGCGGCCGTGGCTGCCGGCTACACGCTTGCAGCCGGGCCCGTGCGCGCCGAGGTGATCACGACCGACACCAACGGCCTCCAGGCCGGCGACGCCAAGATCAAGGTCGGCTCCGAAGAGATGCCTGCCTATTTTGCCCGCCCCGCCGGCAACACCAAGGCACCGGTGATCATCGTGGCGATGGAGATTTTTGGCCTGCACGAGTACATCAAGGACGTGACGCGACGCCTTGCCAAGCTTGGTGCATTTGCCGTCGCGCCCGACTATTACTTCCGCAAGGGCGTCGATCTGACCAAGGTCACCGAGATCAAGGACCTGCTGCAGGTCGTCAATGCCAAGCCGGACGCCGAGCTATTCTCCGACCTCGACGCGACGGCGGCATGGGCTGGATCGCAAGGCGGCGATACCACGAGGCTCGGCATCATCGGCTTCTGCCGCGGCGGCCGCACCGTCTGGGAATATGCCGCCCATAGCGGCACCCTCAAGGCGGGCGTTGCCTTCTACGGTACTCTGGTCGATCCCGCCAATCCGCTGTGGCCGAAGAGCCCGATGCAGCTCGCACCCGAAATGAAGGCGCCGGTGCTCGGCCTCTATGGCGGCGCCGATACCGGCATCTCCGTCGCGCAGGTCGAGCAGATGAAGGCCGCACTCGCGCAGAACAAGAAGACCGACGAGTTCAAGATCTATCCCGAAGCGCCGCATGGCTTCCATGCCGACTATCGCGGTAGCTACCGCAAGGACGCCGCGGAAGATGCCTGGAAGCAGGGGCAGGCCTGGTTCAGGAAATACGGCGTCCTGAGCTGA
- a CDS encoding MarR family winged helix-turn-helix transcriptional regulator produces the protein MNLARESIELLEQVARILWFEGTKHGLRDREWMALRFLSRANPFSRTPSALASYVGTTRGTASFIIGELERHGYLERKRSTKDKRSVTLSVTQQGKKFLVRDPVNVLVEAIAVLDDDVKIRFRDTFRHVLKQSDAAEQRHHTDVCRRCIFLREDRTTTDSKTTVEFSCRLFRAPIAETEVDLLCTSFEHHRQ, from the coding sequence ATGAACTTGGCTCGCGAATCGATTGAACTGCTGGAGCAGGTCGCGCGCATCCTGTGGTTCGAAGGCACCAAGCACGGATTGCGCGACCGCGAGTGGATGGCGCTGCGATTCCTCTCCCGGGCCAACCCGTTCTCCCGGACACCTTCGGCGCTGGCGAGTTACGTTGGCACCACGCGCGGCACCGCCTCTTTCATCATCGGCGAACTCGAGCGGCACGGTTATCTCGAGCGAAAGCGCTCGACCAAGGACAAGCGCTCGGTGACGCTGAGCGTGACGCAGCAGGGCAAGAAGTTCCTGGTGCGCGACCCCGTCAACGTTCTCGTCGAGGCGATTGCCGTCCTCGACGACGACGTCAAGATCCGCTTTCGCGATACGTTCCGGCACGTGCTGAAGCAGTCTGACGCGGCCGAGCAGCGGCACCACACCGACGTTTGCAGGCGATGCATCTTCCTCCGGGAGGATCGCACCACCACGGACAGCAAGACAACGGTGGAGTTCAGCTGCCGCCTGTTTCGCGCACCGATCGCGGAGACGGAAGTCGATCTGCTATGCACCAGCTTCGAACATCACCGTCAATAG
- a CDS encoding sialic acid TRAP transporter substrate-binding protein SiaP, protein MVLATSVAAMFAATNPGMAQTKLKWAHVYETSEPFHTASVWAAQEIGKRTNGRYQIEVYPASQLGKEADINQGLALGSVDIIISGSSFAAKSFPPIGVTYYPYTFRDADHLLAYTKSDIFKELAKGYEDKSGHHIVAVTYYGVRQTSSNKPIKTCADMKGLKMRVPDVPAYLAMPRACGANTAPIAFAEVYLALQNGTVEAQENPLTTIEAKKFYEVQKHIVLTGHIVDHLNTVIAGALWKKLSDEDKKIFTDVAQEAAAKATGEIKQNEAKLVAFFREKGLSVTEVDKNEFRDTVLKNVAFETFGYRKADWERIQAVK, encoded by the coding sequence ATGGTGCTGGCGACTTCGGTCGCGGCAATGTTCGCGGCGACCAATCCCGGCATGGCGCAGACCAAGCTCAAATGGGCCCACGTCTACGAGACCTCGGAGCCGTTCCACACCGCCTCGGTCTGGGCCGCGCAGGAGATCGGCAAGCGTACCAACGGGCGCTACCAGATCGAGGTCTATCCGGCCTCCCAGCTCGGCAAGGAAGCCGACATCAACCAGGGCCTTGCGCTCGGCTCGGTCGACATCATCATCTCCGGCTCGAGCTTCGCGGCCAAGAGCTTCCCGCCGATCGGCGTCACCTACTATCCGTACACTTTCCGCGACGCCGATCATCTGCTCGCCTACACCAAGAGCGACATCTTCAAGGAGCTCGCCAAGGGCTATGAGGACAAGAGCGGCCACCACATCGTCGCGGTGACCTATTACGGCGTGCGCCAGACCTCGTCGAACAAGCCGATCAAGACCTGCGCCGACATGAAGGGCCTGAAGATGCGCGTGCCGGACGTGCCGGCTTACCTCGCGATGCCGCGCGCCTGCGGCGCCAACACCGCGCCGATCGCCTTCGCCGAGGTCTACCTCGCGCTCCAGAACGGCACCGTCGAGGCGCAGGAGAACCCGCTGACCACGATCGAGGCCAAGAAGTTCTACGAGGTGCAGAAGCACATCGTGTTGACCGGCCATATCGTCGATCACCTCAACACCGTGATCGCCGGCGCGCTGTGGAAGAAGCTCAGCGACGAGGACAAGAAGATCTTCACCGACGTCGCCCAGGAGGCCGCCGCCAAGGCCACCGGGGAGATCAAGCAGAACGAGGCCAAGCTGGTCGCCTTCTTTAGGGAGAAAGGCCTGTCGGTGACCGAGGTCGACAAGAACGAGTTCCGCGACACCGTGCTGAAGAACGTCGCGTTCGAGACGTTCGGTTACCGCAAGGCCGACTGGGAGCGGATCCAGGCGGTGAAGTGA
- a CDS encoding FadR/GntR family transcriptional regulator, with protein MPLEAVEARRLYRQVADQLRGLIDGGEYAVGSRLPTERELAEQLKVSRPTVREALIALEVEGRLRIRVGSGIYVIEPAVVAAPAPASVIEGPFELLRAREFLEGAIAEEAARVATRNDVARIDASLVAMGNVEHPGEASMVHDRAFHVAIAGSLGNAVLVRVVGELFDQRLNPYFAQLAHYFESPGTWRTALDEHRAVRDAIVAHDPDAARDAMREHLARSQERFAQNFGAEGATASPVGRGRVARSPAKPAKTKRAPKTLAKNGSARRR; from the coding sequence GTGCCGCTGGAAGCTGTGGAGGCGAGACGGCTTTATCGCCAGGTCGCCGATCAATTGCGAGGCCTGATCGACGGCGGCGAGTACGCGGTCGGCAGCCGCCTGCCGACCGAGCGCGAGCTCGCCGAGCAGCTCAAGGTGTCGCGGCCGACGGTGCGCGAAGCCCTGATCGCGCTCGAGGTCGAGGGCCGCCTCCGCATCCGCGTCGGTTCCGGAATCTATGTGATCGAGCCCGCCGTCGTTGCCGCGCCCGCGCCTGCGTCCGTCATCGAGGGGCCGTTCGAGCTGCTGCGCGCCCGCGAATTCCTGGAAGGCGCCATCGCCGAAGAGGCCGCGCGCGTGGCGACCAGGAACGATGTCGCCCGCATCGATGCGTCCCTTGTCGCGATGGGGAATGTTGAACATCCCGGCGAAGCCTCGATGGTCCACGACCGCGCGTTCCACGTCGCGATCGCCGGAAGCCTCGGCAACGCCGTTCTGGTGCGCGTGGTCGGCGAGCTATTCGACCAGCGTCTCAATCCCTATTTTGCGCAGCTTGCGCATTATTTCGAGAGCCCGGGCACGTGGCGCACGGCGCTGGACGAGCATCGCGCCGTGCGCGACGCGATCGTGGCGCATGATCCGGACGCCGCGCGCGATGCGATGCGCGAGCATCTGGCGCGCTCCCAGGAGCGCTTTGCGCAGAATTTTGGCGCCGAGGGCGCGACTGCATCACCAGTCGGGCGGGGCCGGGTCGCGCGATCTCCGGCCAAGCCGGCAAAAACCAAGAGAGCACCAAAGACGCTGGCCAAGAATGGCAGCGCGCGGCGCCGATGA
- a CDS encoding mannitol dehydrogenase family protein, whose product MRPGSVRLASANLDRLPPAIRRPAYDRSRVTPGVVHLGLGAFHRAHQAVIIDDCLSAGSSSWGIVGASLRSPDTRDALAPQDHLYTVAIRSAEGTEHRVIGALLDSVVAREKPAALVERMADPAIRIVSLTVTEKGYCHTPQTGDLDERHPDIVHDLNNFDAPRSAPGFIVAALARRRAQGLSPFTVVCCDNLAANGHTVQRIVTQFAALRSKDLGKWIADTAAFPSTMVDRIVPETTDADRDAVSSALGMRDVWPVMTEPFTQWVVEDRFTADRPDLAAAGVELVSDVKPFELMKLRLLNASHSALAYLGYLSGYETIANTMQDPHFARLAAQVMEEAAVTLTMPVGTDLAAYRASLLTRFANPALHHRTWQIAMDGSQKLPQRLLGAMQDRLRKDLPIATHALAVAGWMRYVTATDEQGRAIDVRDPLAAEFATLAREAGPVAERLAPALLGVAKVFGPLGAEPRLREAVTTALGRLYKDGARRAVATHVSA is encoded by the coding sequence ATGCGCCCAGGTTCAGTGCGTCTTGCCAGCGCCAATCTCGACCGGTTGCCGCCGGCAATCCGCCGCCCGGCCTATGACCGTTCGCGCGTCACGCCCGGCGTCGTGCATCTGGGCCTGGGGGCGTTTCATCGCGCGCATCAGGCCGTGATCATCGACGATTGCCTTTCCGCCGGCAGCTCGTCCTGGGGCATCGTCGGCGCGAGCCTGCGCAGCCCGGATACGCGCGATGCCCTCGCCCCGCAGGACCATCTCTACACCGTTGCCATACGTTCGGCCGAAGGCACCGAGCACCGCGTCATCGGCGCGCTGCTCGACAGCGTCGTCGCGCGTGAGAAGCCGGCAGCGCTGGTCGAACGGATGGCCGATCCCGCCATTCGCATCGTCTCCCTGACCGTCACCGAGAAGGGCTATTGCCACACGCCGCAGACCGGCGACCTCGACGAGCGGCACCCTGATATCGTGCACGACCTCAACAATTTTGACGCGCCGCGCTCGGCGCCCGGCTTCATCGTGGCTGCGCTGGCACGCCGGCGTGCGCAGGGGCTTTCGCCCTTTACCGTGGTGTGCTGCGACAATCTCGCCGCCAACGGCCACACCGTGCAGCGGATCGTGACGCAATTCGCCGCGCTACGATCCAAGGATCTCGGCAAGTGGATTGCGGATACGGCCGCCTTCCCCTCGACCATGGTCGACCGCATCGTACCGGAGACCACGGATGCCGACCGGGATGCGGTGTCATCGGCGCTGGGCATGCGCGACGTATGGCCCGTGATGACCGAGCCCTTCACGCAATGGGTGGTCGAGGACCGCTTCACGGCGGACCGGCCCGATCTTGCCGCCGCAGGCGTCGAGCTCGTCAGCGACGTCAAGCCTTTCGAGCTGATGAAGCTGCGGCTGCTCAACGCCAGCCATTCCGCCCTCGCCTATCTCGGTTATCTCTCGGGCTATGAGACCATCGCCAACACCATGCAGGATCCGCATTTCGCGCGCCTCGCCGCGCAGGTGATGGAGGAGGCCGCGGTGACGCTGACAATGCCTGTTGGCACGGACCTCGCCGCTTACCGCGCCTCGCTGCTGACGCGCTTCGCCAATCCGGCGCTGCATCACCGCACCTGGCAGATCGCGATGGACGGCTCGCAAAAGCTTCCGCAGCGCCTGCTCGGTGCGATGCAGGATCGCCTGCGCAAGGATTTGCCGATCGCCACCCATGCACTCGCGGTGGCCGGCTGGATGCGCTACGTCACCGCAACAGATGAGCAGGGTCGCGCGATCGACGTGCGCGATCCGCTCGCCGCTGAATTCGCCACGCTGGCGCGCGAGGCGGGTCCCGTCGCCGAGCGGCTCGCGCCCGCACTGCTCGGAGTCGCGAAGGTGTTCGGGCCGCTTGGTGCCGAGCCGCGGCTGCGCGAAGCCGTCACCACAGCGCTCGGCCGTCTCTACAAGGATGGCGCGCGGCGGGCGGTGGCGACGCACGTCTCGGCGTGA
- a CDS encoding MFS transporter, whose translation MLEFYDFITYSFFAIQIGHTFFPTGSEYGSLMLSLATFGAGFVTRPIGGIVLGIYSDRIGRRPAMLLSFALMGLSILTIALTPSYRSIGLAAPIIVIAARMAQGFALGGEVGPTTAYLIEIAPPAHRALVVAWQPASQEIAATAGALVGVILSKAMAPEMLDSYGWRVAFLIGAVCLPFGLWMRRTLPETIPHAKAGTAAKESGGHLSQARRHLGLIALALMILASGTISTYVTQYMTTYAQSTLHVSSTLAFAVSLVSNGIQFVGALVGGWLADRVGRNPIMIWPQLATLLLTYPTFLWIVHAPGALSLLVGFGVLSIIGSLPFTAFYATFTEALPQNIRGGVFATVYAVAIASFGGTAQLVVTWLLHVTGNPLAPAWYLLLAAIVGLVAMNLMPETAPVKQRQRRA comes from the coding sequence ATGCTCGAGTTCTACGACTTCATCACCTACAGCTTCTTCGCCATCCAGATCGGCCACACTTTCTTTCCGACTGGAAGCGAGTACGGCAGCCTGATGCTGTCTCTGGCGACTTTCGGCGCCGGCTTCGTGACGCGGCCGATTGGCGGGATCGTGCTCGGCATCTACTCCGACCGGATCGGCCGGCGGCCCGCCATGCTGCTCAGTTTTGCCCTGATGGGGCTATCGATTCTGACGATCGCACTCACGCCATCCTATCGATCGATCGGCCTTGCCGCGCCCATCATCGTGATCGCGGCGCGCATGGCGCAGGGTTTCGCGCTCGGCGGGGAAGTCGGGCCGACGACTGCCTATCTCATCGAGATCGCCCCGCCCGCGCATCGGGCGCTGGTCGTGGCCTGGCAGCCAGCGAGCCAGGAGATCGCGGCGACCGCGGGCGCGCTGGTCGGCGTCATCCTGAGTAAAGCCATGGCGCCGGAGATGCTGGACTCCTATGGCTGGCGCGTGGCGTTCCTGATCGGGGCCGTCTGCCTGCCGTTCGGGCTCTGGATGCGGCGGACGCTGCCGGAGACGATCCCGCACGCCAAAGCCGGCACCGCGGCCAAGGAAAGCGGGGGCCACCTCTCGCAGGCCAGGCGTCACCTCGGCCTCATCGCGCTGGCGTTGATGATTCTGGCGAGCGGCACGATCTCGACTTATGTCACGCAATACATGACGACCTACGCGCAGAGCACTCTGCATGTGTCGTCGACGCTTGCCTTTGCGGTGTCGCTGGTCAGCAACGGCATTCAGTTCGTCGGCGCACTTGTCGGCGGATGGCTCGCCGATCGCGTGGGTCGCAACCCGATCATGATCTGGCCGCAGCTCGCAACGCTCCTGCTCACCTATCCAACCTTCCTGTGGATCGTCCACGCACCGGGTGCCCTGTCGCTTCTGGTCGGCTTCGGCGTGCTATCGATCATCGGTTCGCTGCCGTTTACGGCGTTCTATGCGACCTTCACCGAGGCGCTGCCACAGAACATCCGCGGCGGCGTGTTTGCGACCGTCTATGCGGTGGCGATCGCGAGCTTCGGCGGCACGGCGCAGCTCGTGGTCACCTGGCTCCTCCACGTCACCGGCAATCCGCTGGCGCCGGCCTGGTATCTCCTGCTGGCGGCAATCGTCGGACTTGTCGCGATGAACCTGATGCCCGAGACGGCACCGGTGAAACAGCGCCAGCGGCGGGCCTGA
- a CDS encoding TRAP transporter small permease has protein sequence MSTAEIHRQITADEIAHTFEEEAAPKVDLGVYAFEDWLALVIFWVMALAVFLQFFTRYVLNDSYAWTEEIATYCLIGVVFIGSSMCVRLSRHIQVDLIYRYLPRIVARTLSTAIDLIRVAFFGYAIKLVWVYIQIIGDESMTTINLPKDYVYYAVLLGFVLMFARSVQVAVQNWRQGYSVLERPGAYDGSEG, from the coding sequence ATGTCGACCGCCGAAATACACCGGCAGATCACCGCGGATGAGATCGCCCATACTTTCGAGGAAGAGGCGGCACCGAAGGTCGATCTCGGCGTCTACGCTTTCGAAGACTGGCTGGCGCTGGTGATCTTCTGGGTGATGGCGCTCGCCGTCTTCCTCCAGTTCTTCACCCGTTACGTGCTCAACGACAGCTACGCCTGGACCGAGGAGATCGCGACTTACTGCCTGATCGGCGTGGTCTTCATCGGCTCCTCGATGTGCGTGCGGCTGTCGCGGCACATCCAGGTCGATCTGATCTATCGCTATCTGCCGCGTATCGTAGCCCGCACGCTGTCGACTGCAATCGACCTGATCCGGGTCGCCTTCTTCGGCTACGCCATCAAGCTGGTCTGGGTCTACATCCAGATCATCGGCGACGAATCCATGACCACGATCAATCTTCCCAAGGACTACGTCTATTACGCCGTGCTGCTCGGCTTCGTGCTGATGTTCGCACGCTCGGTGCAGGTGGCGGTGCAGAACTGGCGGCAAGGCTACTCGGTCCTCGAACGTCCCGGCGCCTACGACGGATCGGAAGGATAG